CAAGGCGTTGGAATCAAAATTCAATTTTGCATCCAGCGCGATAACGTTTCCATCTCCGGTAACAACGAGTGGATTGATCTCGGCAATGGAGCAATCTTTTTCGACAAATGCTGTGTACAACGCAAGCATAAACTTAACTGCTTTGTTCACCAACTCATTCGGAATACGAATGCTGTACGCCAGTTTACGTGCCTGGAACACTTGCAATCCAATTGCAGGGTCAATAATTTCTTTGAAAATTTTCTCAGGTGTAGCCTCAGCTACTTCTTCGATCTCTGTACCGCCTTCTTCGGAAGCCATCATTACGACGCGGCCTGTGGCACGGTCCACAACAACACCCACATAATACTCTTTGCGGATGTCGCACCCTTCTTCAATCAGAAGACGCTTCACTTCTTTACCTTCAGGTCCAGTCTGGTGTGTTACCAATACTTTTCCCAAAATTTCGGATGCATAAGCACGAACTTCGTCGATACTTTTCGCTACTTTCACACCGCCGGCTTTCCCCCGGCCACCTGCATGAATTTGCGCTTTGACTACAGTCACCGGACTGCCCAGTGCCTCTGCGGCCGCAACCGCTTCATCGACTGTATAAGCAACCTTTCCGTTTGGAACGGTGACTCCATACTGTTTCAGTACTTCTTTTCCTTGATATTCATGGATATTCATTCTCGAATCCTCCTATCAACATGACTGCAACAAGGCGGGTTGGTAGACTAACAAAAGACAAATGTTGACTATTTTCACTTAAACCCAATTCATTGTAACATGTTTTTAAAACGCTTTCCTTAAAAAAGTAATGGTTAATAGACAGTATTTTGATATGGGTATGATCCCATATTGTGAATGCTTGGATATTAATGGAAAAAACCTCGGCTAATAAGCCAAGGTTTCTAATAGTAATACAACGATGCAGTTTATTTTCTGGCTTCTTTGGTGTTGGTCTGATGGACTTTCTCCAGAAGCCCCTTGAACTGTCCCAGTAAAGATTCAAACTCTGAACTGTTCAGACATGCATCTTCCCGGATCGCTTCAGGTATAGACAAGGCTTTATGGCGAAGTTCCCGCCCGGCGTCGGTAAGTGTAATCAATACTTTTCGTTCATCCTGAACTGAACGTTCGCGATGAATAAGTCCCGCTGACTGCAAACGTTTCAGAAGAGGTGTCAAAGTCCCTGAATCGAGGTAAAGTGCCTCTCCGATTTCCTTAACCGTACA
Above is a window of Paenibacillus sp. E222 DNA encoding:
- a CDS encoding MarR family winged helix-turn-helix transcriptional regulator is translated as MQNESLKLDNQLCFAIYACSREITKMYQPYLEVLGVTYSQYLVLMVLWEREECTVKEIGEALYLDSGTLTPLLKRLQSAGLIHRERSVQDERKVLITLTDAGRELRHKALSIPEAIREDACLNSSEFESLLGQFKGLLEKVHQTNTKEARK
- the sucC gene encoding ADP-forming succinate--CoA ligase subunit beta; translated protein: MNIHEYQGKEVLKQYGVTVPNGKVAYTVDEAVAAAEALGSPVTVVKAQIHAGGRGKAGGVKVAKSIDEVRAYASEILGKVLVTHQTGPEGKEVKRLLIEEGCDIRKEYYVGVVVDRATGRVVMMASEEGGTEIEEVAEATPEKIFKEIIDPAIGLQVFQARKLAYSIRIPNELVNKAVKFMLALYTAFVEKDCSIAEINPLVVTGDGNVIALDAKLNFDSNALFRHKDILELRDLDEEDEKEIEASKFDLSYIALDGNIGCMVNGAGLAMATMDIIKYYGGDPANFLDVGGGATTEKVTEAFKIILSDAKVAGIFVNIFGGIMRCDVIANGVVEAAKQLGLTKPLVVRLEGTNVELGKRILGESGLNIVPADSMADGAQKIVALVK